In one Solidesulfovibrio fructosivorans JJ] genomic region, the following are encoded:
- a CDS encoding HAD family hydrolase, with translation MRNGLCPLDTALFDFGGVLAEEGFFKGLTAIAEQAGRDPETVVPVAYEMAWSTGFVVGGCDEAGFWQAFRDATGIASDDAALTEMVLSRFTPRPFMFAIVDAARAAGMKTAILSDQTVWLPRLDAKYDVFSHFDAVFNSYDHGVTKRDAAFFELALSRLGSDPAATLFIDDAPRNVDLARSLGLRGILYTDKASFLRELAAACPLLGEPHV, from the coding sequence GTGCGAAACGGACTTTGCCCGTTGGATACGGCGCTTTTCGATTTCGGCGGCGTGTTGGCCGAAGAGGGCTTTTTCAAGGGACTCACAGCCATTGCCGAGCAGGCCGGGCGTGATCCGGAGACGGTCGTGCCCGTGGCCTACGAGATGGCCTGGAGCACGGGGTTTGTCGTCGGCGGCTGCGACGAGGCCGGATTCTGGCAGGCGTTTCGCGACGCCACGGGCATTGCCAGCGACGACGCGGCGCTCACCGAGATGGTGCTGTCGCGCTTTACGCCCCGGCCCTTCATGTTCGCCATTGTCGACGCGGCCAGGGCCGCCGGCATGAAGACCGCCATTTTGAGCGACCAGACCGTCTGGCTGCCCCGACTCGACGCAAAATACGACGTTTTTTCCCACTTCGACGCGGTGTTCAACAGCTACGACCACGGCGTGACCAAACGGGACGCGGCTTTTTTCGAGCTGGCCCTTTCGCGCCTTGGCAGCGACCCCGCCGCCACGCTTTTTATTGACGACGCGCCGCGAAATGTGGATCTTGCCCGTTCGCTTGGCCTGCGCGGCATATTATATACGGACAAGGCTTCCTTTCTGCGCGAGTTGGCCGCCGCCTGTCCGCTGCTCGGAGAACCCCATGTATAA
- a CDS encoding YbgA family protein — MSESIRVGVSACLLGQPVRYDGGHKRDAYVVETLGRFFEFVPVCPEVECGLSVPREPMRLVGDPAAPRLVTIKTGLDLTDKMRAFAARRVEELAREDLCGYIFKSKSPSSGYTRVKVYNDQGVPVPKGVGLFARAFMDRFPLIPAEDEGRLHDEKLRENFIERIFTLNRWRKALAGDGTTSLPARLVDFTTRHKLLLMSHSPEMARHLGRLTAEAKKWSADALRVSYETALMRALSLAATPAKHANVLEHIAGYFKKLLSADEKAELGELITQYRTGLLPLVVPVTLLAHYTRKYDVAYLKDQYYLHPHPVELKLRNHA; from the coding sequence ATGTCCGAATCGATTCGCGTCGGCGTCAGCGCCTGCCTGCTTGGCCAGCCCGTGCGCTACGACGGCGGGCACAAGCGCGACGCCTACGTCGTCGAGACGCTCGGCCGTTTTTTCGAATTCGTGCCTGTCTGCCCGGAAGTGGAATGCGGCCTGTCCGTGCCGCGCGAACCCATGCGCCTTGTCGGTGATCCGGCAGCGCCAAGGCTGGTCACCATCAAAACCGGCCTGGACCTGACGGACAAGATGCGCGCCTTTGCCGCCCGGCGCGTGGAGGAACTGGCCCGGGAGGATCTGTGCGGCTATATTTTCAAATCCAAGTCCCCGTCCAGCGGCTACACCCGGGTCAAGGTGTATAACGACCAGGGGGTGCCCGTGCCCAAGGGCGTGGGACTTTTCGCCCGGGCCTTCATGGACCGCTTTCCCTTGATCCCGGCCGAGGACGAGGGACGCCTGCATGACGAGAAGCTCCGGGAAAACTTCATCGAACGCATCTTCACCCTGAACCGCTGGCGAAAAGCCTTGGCCGGGGACGGGACGACAAGCCTGCCCGCCCGGCTGGTGGATTTTACGACCCGCCACAAGCTGCTGCTCATGTCCCACAGCCCGGAGATGGCCCGCCACCTCGGGCGGCTTACGGCCGAAGCCAAGAAATGGTCCGCCGACGCCCTGCGCGTCTCCTACGAGACCGCGCTCATGCGGGCGCTTTCCCTGGCCGCCACCCCGGCCAAGCACGCCAACGTGCTCGAGCATATCGCGGGCTATTTCAAGAAACTGCTCAGCGCCGATGAAAAGGCCGAGCTTGGCGAACTGATCACCCAATACCGCACCGGACTTTTGCCGCTTGTCGTGCCCGTCACCCTGCTCGCCCACTACACCCGCAAGTACGACGTGGCCTATCTCAAGGACCAGTATTACCTGCATCCGCATCCCGTGGAGCTCAAACTGCGCAACCACGCGTAG